Proteins encoded within one genomic window of Anopheles gambiae chromosome 3, idAnoGambNW_F1_1, whole genome shotgun sequence:
- the LOC1275230 gene encoding RNA cytidine acetyltransferase: MVKKKIDNRIRVMIENGVKLGHRTMFVIVGNKARDQVPILYDILTKASVKARPTVLWCYKNKDEAISNHGKKRAKKIQSGKIDINESDLFDAFRVATTIHGRYYKDTHTILGKTYGVCVLQDFEALTPNLMARTVETVEGGGLIILLLKTISSLKQLYTMSMDVHKRYRTEAHQNVTCRFNERLILSLADCSRCLLVNDDLTVLPLSSRTADVKPIDVASIENVQSEQLAELKESLADAPPAGPLVNLCRTYDQAKAVAQFIDALAEKQLKPPTSLTAGRGRGKSAAMGLAIAGSIAFGYVNVYVTSPSPENLITLFEFILKGFDVLEYQEHTDYTIIRSTNPNFNKAIIRINITRNNRQTIQYISPTDAHLLNAADLLIIDEAAAIPLPMVRAMLGPYLVFMASTINGYEGTGRSLSLKLLSQLQKETNAPLPIKLEESIRYSPGDPVESWLTSLLCLDATIVQNMNSGCPPPDECQLYYVDRDALFSYHKAAETFLQRIVSICVSSHYKNSPNDLQMMSDAPAHHLFCLLGPIVKKNQLPEILVVIQVCLEGEISSTTLANSLVRGMKASGDLIPWNITEQFGDHEFPKLSGARIVRIATHPNYQRMGYGKRALNQLKHYYEGRFPIESDGLGDEQGGDDNGIETIDDDEVDLLKEVITPRKKIPTLLKALTERKPEMLDYLGTSYGLTGELLRFWKSQKFVPVYLSQKENELTGEHSCIMLCPINSTVERVETNEWLNDYFLDFRRRVLKLLGKSFNKFTTSLALSLLENKAVKMEGKALTQTTIDEVFLPHDVQRLEMYIHNQVEYKLIMDLTSDLASLYFQGKMSGAHIETLHKAILLGCGLQHKTIDKLMEELNMPSNQVLAKFYDCVKKLTNYILRTMESTIESGMAKPSELNMGENLVPLKQSLDDEFAEDVKTLEKQQKKELAKLKKLNLDQYAIKGTDEEWSKVLSSNKSTIVSIKSGEKRLNENADDSMSAETGDVSAFQKKKAKFGKKQKSRNNKG, encoded by the exons ATGGTGAAGAAAAAGATTGACAACCGTATCCGGGTGATGATTGAGAATGGTGTAAAGTTGGGCCATCGAACGATGTTTGTCATTGTGGGCAACAAGGCGCGTGATCAGGTGCCGATACTGTACGACATCCTGACCAAAGCATCGGTTAAAGCACGGCCTACGGTGCTGTGGTGCTACAAAAATAAAGATGAAGCTATTTCGAA CCATGGCAAGAAGCGGGCGAAAAAGATACAGTCCGGCAAGATCGATATCAACGAATCGGACCTGTTCGATGCGTTCCGGGTGGCGACGACGATTCATGGCCGATACTACAAGGATACGCATACCATCCTCGGCAAAACGTACGGCGTGTGCGTGCTGCAAGATTTTGAAGCCCTGACGCCCAACCTGATGGCCCGGACCGTGGAAACGGTCGAGGGAGGTGGGCTGATCATTTTGCTGCTGAAAACGATTTCCTCCCTCAAGCAGCTGTACACGATGAGTATGGACGTGCACAAACGCTACCGGACGGAGGCGCACCAGAACGTGACGTGTCGGTTCAACGAGCGGCTTATTCTCTCGTTGGCCGACTGTTCGCGCTGCTTGCTGGTGAATGACGACTTAACTGTGCTGCCGCTGTCATCCCGTACCGCGGACGTGAAGCCGATCGACGTTGCGTCGATCGAAAACGTTCAGAGCGAACAGCTGGCAGAGCTGAAGGAAAGTCTGGCGGATGCGCCACCGGCCGGACCGTTGGTGAACCTGTGCCGAACGTACGATCAGGCGAAGGCGGTGGCACAGTTTATCGATGCGCTGGCGGAGAAGCAGCTGAAACCACCCACCTCGCTGACCGCCGGCCGTGGTCGTGGTAAATCGGCCGCCATGGGGCTTGCCATTGCCGGATCGATTGCGTTCGGATACGTAAATGTGTACGTAACGTCGCCATCGCCGGAAAATTTGATCACCCTGTTCGAGTTCATACTGAAAGGGTTCGATGTGCTGGAGTACCAGGAGCATACGGATTATACCATCATTCGTTCGACGAATCCCAACTTTAACAAGGCCATTATTCGCATCAACATAACGCGCAATAATCGTCAAACGATTCAATACATTTCGCCGACCGATGCGCATCTGCTGAATGCTGCCGATTTGCTGATCATTGACGAAGCGGCAGCCATTCCGCTGCCAATGGTAAGAGCAATGCTGGGACCGTACCTGGTCTTTATGGCTTCTACCATCAACGGGTACGAGGGAACGGGACGCTCGCTTAGCTTGAAGCTGCTGTCGCAACTGCAGAAGGAAACGAATGCACCACTTCCG ATCAAGTTGGAGGAATCAATCCGTTACAGCCCAGGTGATCCCGTGGAATCATGGTTGACATCGCTGCTCTGCCTCGACGCAACGATAGTACAGAATATGAATTCCGGTTGTCCACCGCCGGACGAGTGTCAGCTGTACTACGTGGATAGAGATGCACTGTTTTCCTACCACAAGGCAGCGGAAACGTTCCTTCAGCGCATTGTTTCTATCTGCGTATCGTCGCACTACAAAAACAGCCCGAACGATTTGCAGATGATGAGCGATGCACCCGCCCATCATCTGTTCTGTTTGCTAGGTCCGATCGTGAAGAAAAATCAGCTGCCCGAAATTCTGGTCGTAATACAGGTGTGCCTGGAAGGAGAAATTTCCTCCACAACGCTGGCCAACTCGCTGGTACGCGGCATGAAAGCGTCCGGCGATTTGATTCCGTGGAACATTACGGAACAGTTTGGCGATCATGAGTTCCCGAAGCTGTCCGGGGCACGAATCGTACGCATAGCGACACATCCCAACTATCAACGC ATGGGCTATGGAAAGCGTGCCCTGAATCAGTTGAAGCATTACTATGAGGGAAGATTTCCAATCGAGTCGGATGGTCTGGGTGATGAGCAAGGAGGGGACGACAATGGTATCGAAACGATCGATGACGATGAGGTTGATCTACTGAAAGAGGTCATAACACCGAGAAAGAAAATTCCGACCCTGCTCAAAGCACTGACCGAACGAAAGCCAGAGATGCTGGACTACCTCGGTACGTCTTATGGTTTGACAGGCGAACTGCTGCGTTTTTGGAAGAGCCAAAAGTTTGTTCCCGTATACCTTAGCCAAAAGGAAAACGAACTGACCGGAGAACATTCGTGCATCATGCTCTGTCCCATCAACTCTACCGTTGAGCGGGTCGAAACGAATGAGTGGTTAAATGACTACTTTCTCGACTTTCGCCGGCGTGTGTTGAAACTGCTGGGCAAGTCTTTTAACAAATTTACCACCAGCTTGGCACTTTCACTGCTCGAGAATAAGGCAGTaaaaatggaaggaaaag CGCTGACGCAAACGACTATCGATGAGGTGTTTCTACCGCACGATGTACAGCGCCTGGAGATGTACATCCACAATCAGGTAGAGTACAAGCTCATCATGGACCTGACTTCCGATCTGGCGTCGCTGTACTTTCAAGGCAAGATGAGCGGTGCACATATCGAGACGCTCCACAAGGCAATTCTGCTCGGGTGTGGCTTGCAGCATAAGACGATCGATAAACTGATGGAAGAGTTAAATATGCCCAGCAATCAGGTGCTGGCAAAGTTTTACGATTGCGTCAAAAAGCTCACCAATTACATTCTGCGCACGATGGAGAGCACGATCGAGAGTGGCATGGCGAAACCGAGCGAGTTGAACATGGGAGAAAATCTGGTCCCACTGAAGCAGAGCCTCGACGATGAGTTTGCGGAAGATGTGAAAACGCTGGAGaagcagcaaaagaaagagTTGGCTAAGCTGAAAAAGCTTAACCTAGATCAGTATGCCATCAAGGGTACGGACGAAGAGTGGAGCAAAGTTCTATCGAGCAACAAATCAACGATAGTGTCTATCAAAAG TGGAGAAAAGCGGCTGAACGAGAATGCCGACGATTCGATGAGTGCCGAAACAGGCGATGTTTCCGCATTTCAAAAGAAGAAAGCCAAGTTCGGCAAGAAACAAAAGTCTCGCAATAATAAGGGCTAA
- the LOC4577820 gene encoding asparagine synthetase domain-containing protein CG17486 — translation MLYVSSTILPSCLVVVDRFDELPRHDVCKQFGAGGTRTTSFSRVFIMCGIFCYLCTNNNTSDGELTLETCRDRLKNRGPNHDATLWYESRVLFYGSVLWHQGVSLCPQPIETDETVLIFNGDIFQTREDMQESDTRWLLHSIERCADENAVFHLLVSLRGPFSVVFLRKRENRIYFARDAIGRNSLLLGLVADSGNIFISSVGGLFASSVVHELPPNGLYFIDLKQINEPNCITLLPWTDDCTQTEQMFGNALTIQLKNELVIPQQRITVQQNFNFHQLLTAADASPPEEGPFETLLKCAAVNNTCNQLLSTLLKSIQERITNTTPFCKLCVASQSTCAHPKVGILFSGGIDCTILALLADEFVPEPVPIELLNVAFEKVNRANVQRSQIDWNVPDRLTGLSTLEELQRIKPNRKWNFVEINISRHELNEQRKTISNLVFPLRNVLDESLGAALWFASKGVGVKGGEPYTSTSRVLLLGSGADELFGGYTRHKTAFDRTLRLHQEKGSTAHMDDAFLKAYEALEEELNLDWRRLPSRNLARDDRVISDNGVTPRTPYLQEDFIALVRSLKASQRCYHPLGPGIGDKLVLRLCAYKLGLKQASVLRKRALQFGSRIADRKQNATDRSAYLED, via the exons ATGCTTTACGTTTCGTCGACAATCCTTCCCAGCTGTCTGGTGGTTGTTGATCGCTTCGACGAACTACCGCGGCACGATGTTTGTAAACAGTTTGGAGCGGGCGGAACACGAACCACCTCGTTTTCTAGGGTTTTCATAATGTGCGGAATATTTTGCTACCTTTGCACAAACAACAATACTTCAGACGGGGAACTGACA CTGGAAACGTGCAGGGACCGTCTCAAGAATCGTGGCCCCAATCACGATGCTACCCTGTGGTACGAATCAAGAGTGCTCTTTTATGGATCCGTGCTGTGGCACCAGGGCGTATCGTTATGTCCCCAGCCCATTGAAACAGATGAAACGGTGCTCATCTTCAATGGCGACATTTTCCAGACCAGGGAAGATATGCAAGAGAGTGACACGCGTTGGCTTCTCCACAGCATTGAACGATGTGCCGATGAAAACGCCGTTTTTCATCTGTTGGTCAGCTTGCGCGGTCCATTTAGTGTAGTTTTTCTAAGAAAGCGCGAAAACCGAATTTACTTTGCGCGTGATGCGATCGGTCGAAACTCGTTGCTTCTTGGACTTGTTGCAGATAGTGGAAATATTTTCATCTCAAGCGTTGGAG GACTTTTTGCTTCCAGTGTCGTGCACGAATTACCTCCAAATGGGCTTTACTTTATCGatttgaagcaaataaatgAGCCGAACTGTATCACCCTGCTGCCATGGACAGACGATTGTACACAGACAGAGCAGATGTTTGGTAATGCACtaacaattcaattaaaaaatgaGCTTGTAATCCCGCAACAACGAATTACTGTACAG caaaatttcaatttccaccAACTGCTGACTGCTGCCGATGCATCACCACCGGAAGAAGGCCCTTTCGAAACACTGTTAAAGTGCGCTGCTGTTAACAATACGTGCAATCAACTACTTTCCACGCTGCTTAAATCAATCCAGGAGCGTATTACAAACACCACACCGTTTTGCAAGCTGTGCGTAGCAAGTCAATCGACATGTGCGCATCCAAAGGTGGGAATTTTGTTTTCAGGTGGAATCGATTGCACGATCCTAGCACTGTTAGCGGATGAATTTGTACCCGAACCCGTTCCGATCGAGCTGTTGAATGTGGCCTTTGAAAAGGTGAACCGCGCAAATGTACAACGCTCACAAATTGATTGGAACGTGCCGGATCGATTGACTGGACTATCTACGCTAGAGGAACTGCAACGCATTAAACCCAATCg aaaatggaaTTTTGTAGAGATAAACATCTCTCGGCACGAGTTAAATGAGCAAAGGAAAACGATTTCTAATCTCGTGTTCCCGTTGCGAAATGTGTTGGACGAATCGTTGGGTGCTGCCCTTTGGTTTGCTTCGAAGGGCGTTGGAGTGAAAGGCGGAGAACCGTACACGAGCACTAGCCGG GTACTATTATTAGGCTCAGGTGCCGATGAACTATTCGGCGGATACACAAGACACAAAACAGCGTTCGATCGAACCCTTCGGCTGCATCAAGAGAAAGGTTCGACCGCACACATGGACGACGCTTTCCTGAAAGCTTACGAAGCGTTAGAGGAAGAGCTGAATTTAGACTGGCGGCGCTTGCCAAGCAGAAATTTGGCACGTGATGATAGGGTAATCAGCGACAATGGAGTGACACCCAGGACTCCGTATCTGCAGGAAGATTTCATCGCGTTAGTACGTTCCTTGAAAGCGTCCCAGCGCTGTTACCATCCCTTGGGACCGGGGATAGGGGACAAGCTCGTACTACGCTTGTGTGCCTACAAACTCGGCCTAAAGCAAGCAAGCGTGTTAAGAAAGCGTGCTTTACAATTCGGCTCCAGAATAGCCGATCGAAAGCAGAATGCAACGGACCGGTCTGCATACTTGGAAGACTAA
- the LOC1275232 gene encoding transcription initiation factor TFIID subunit 7 — protein sequence MPDKPVKQDSKKDDGAELETQIIMRMPKEPAAALREAIQSGANNLKDRLFIRLENELRYGEVRFDHWLLHAKVVDLPTIIESLKTIDSKNFYKTADICQMMICKEEPEQQSAEEESPNKNKKKDPNKVDKKFLWPHGVTPPCKNIRKRRFRKTLKKKYVEAPEIEKEVKRLLRVDNEAVNVKWELITEDEDPNKPSPGSGNEAGPPHKSPSKNTKKGDHNKDVGEHDIFGEEVSDSDEEDNPINKNIDLDETSRLSAEAEDSRLSDSCSYQGTQQERDRNPALEFNKSMFSGAGSSSGYRAARRPDTGASSAGGSKSMSFFQGDNSSRLDSDNDSNDMPHGGFGNSQNSNANSATASTNNNARVYELQRQISDLKTQRNQKEQEIRTIENQTLRQRLQDKLDSLLMEIQDKEKEILDLQSGEKYSLD from the exons ATGCCCGATAAACCCGTAAAACAGGATAGCAAAAAGGACGATGGAGCGGAGCTGGAAACGCAGATCATCATGCGAATGCCGAAG GAACCTGCTGCGGCGTTGCGCGAAGCGATACAAAGTGGAGCCAACAACCTGAAGGATCGGCTCTTCATTCGGCTGGAAAATGAGCTGCGCTATGGCGAGGTTCGATTTGACCATTGGTTGCTTCACGCGAAGGTGGTCGATCTTCCCACGATCATTGAGTCGTTAAAAACGATCGACTCGAAAAATTTCTACAAAACAGCGGACATATGTCAGATG ATGATTTGCAAGGAGGAACCCGAACAGCAATCGGCTGAAGAGGAATCAcccaacaagaacaaaaagaaggacCCGAACAAGGTGGACAAGAAGTTCCTGTGGCCGCACGGCGTGACGCCGCCGTGCAAAAACATACGCAAGCGCCGTTTTCGCAAAACGCTCAAGAAAAAGTATGTCGAAGCACCGGAAATCGAGAAAGAAGTGAAGCGTTTGCTGCGCGTCGACAACGAGGCAGTCAACGTGAAGTGGGAACTGATCACCGAGGACGAGGATCCGAACAAACCGTCGCCGGGTTCGGGTAACGAGGCAGGGCCACCGCACAAGAGCCCCtcgaaaaacacgaaaaagggAGACCACAACAAGGACGTGGGCGAGCATGACATCTTCGGCGAGGAAGTGTCCGACTCGGACGAGGAGGATAATCCGATCAACAAAAACATTGATCTGGACGAAACGAGCCGACTGTCGGCAGAGGCCGAAGACAGTCGGCTGTCAGATTCCTGCTCCTATCAGGGAACGCAACAGGAGCGCGACAGGAACCCGGCACTGGAGTTCAACAAGAGCATGTTCAGTGGAGCCGGTTCCAGTAGCGGATATAGGGCGGCCCGGCGACCTGACACAGGGGCGAGCAGTGCGGGCGGATCGAAGTCGATGTCATTCTTCCAGGGAGATAATAGTTCGCGTTTGGATTCCGACAACGATTCGAATGACATGCCGCACGGTGGTTTCGGCAACAGTCAGAACAGCAATGCCAATAGTGCTACGGCCAGCACGAACAACAACGCCCGCGTATATGAGCTGCAGCGCCAGATAAGCGACCTGAAGACGCAACGTAATCAAAAGGAGCAGGAAATTCGCACCATCGAGAACCAAACGCTGCGCCAGCGTTTGCAGGACAAGCTTGACAGCTTGCTGATGGAAATCCAAGACAAGGAGAAAGAG ATCCTTGACCTTCAATCGGGGGAAAAATATAGCCTGGATTGA
- the LOC1275233 gene encoding partitioning defective 6 homolog beta — protein sequence MSKSKTAHPKIDSDRVEIKSKFDAEFRRWSVKRSEQHSFEEFQSLIERLHKLDRSQLLVSYIDPRDNDLLPINNDDNFGRALTTARPLLRVIIQKKGDSIEERTGYGTIRPRNLISSILGQTPVKPKGLAISNPHDFRQVSAIIDVDIVPDTCRRVRLLKHGSEKPLGFYIRDGTSVRVTANGLEKLPGIFISRLVPGGLAESTGLLAVNDEVLEVNGIEVLGKTLDQVTDMMVANSSNLIITVKPANQRTLAPPRRGSFSRNSQLSGGSHQSQHTTGSDENDQDDQDEVVDLIEAVTLEESNLISQKDGVLHL from the exons ATGtcgaaaagcaaaacagcgCATCCAAAAATCGACAGCGATCGTGTAGAAATTAAATCGAAG TTTGATGCTGAATTCCGACGATGGTCCGTAAAACGTTCCGAGCAGCATTCCTTCGAAGAGTTCCAGTCGCTAATCGAGCGGCTGCATAAGCTGGACCGCTCCCAGCTACTCGTTTCCTACATCGATCCGCGGGATAACGATTTGCTACCGATCAACAATGACGACAACTTTGGTAGGGCGCTCACAACGGCTCGGCCCTTGTTGCGCGTGATTATACAGAAGAAAG GTGACAGCATCGAAGAGCGAACGGGTTACGGTACCATTCGGCCCCGAAATCTCATCAGCAGCATTCTTGGACAAACTCCAGTAAAACCGAAAGGTTTGGCGATATCTAATCCGCACGATTTTCGACAG GTATCTGCTATCATCGATGTAGACATCGTCCCGGATACATGCCGACGTGTCCGTCTGCTGAAGCATGGTAGTGAAAAGCCGTTGGGATTTTACATTCG CGATGGCACATCGGTGCGTGTAACGGCTAATGGGTTGGAAAAGCTGCCCGGTATCTTTATCTCTCGGCTCGTGCCCGGTGGTCTGGCCGAAAGTACGGGCCTGCTGGCGGTGAACGACGAGGTGCTGGAGGTAAACGGTATCGAGGTGCTGGGCAAAACGCTGGATCAAGTGACGGACATGATGGTAGCGAACAGCTCGAACCTCATCATCACGGTCAAGCCCGCCAACCAGCGTACCCTAGCGCCGCCCCGTCGCGGATCGTTCTCGCGCAATAGTCAGCTATCCGGTGGATCGCACCAGTCGCAACATACCACGGGTTCGGACGAGAACGATCAGGACGATCAGGATGAGGTGGTGGATCTGATCGAAGCAGTCACGCTAGAGGAGAGCAATCTCATCTCCCAGAAGGATGGTGTGTTGCATTTGTAA
- the LOC1275237 gene encoding serine/arginine-rich splicing factor 1A: protein MSHGRNECRIYVGNLPPDIRTKDIQDLFHKFGKVTFVDLKNRRGPPFAFVEFEDARDADDAVKARDGYDYDGYRLRVEFPRGGGPGSYRGSRQGNSDRNSRGGDRNNRGPPARRSQFRVMVTGLPSSGSWQDLKDHMREAGDVCFADVYKDGTGVVEFLRHEDMKYAIKKLDDSRFRSHEGEVAYIHVREDSGNDDSGKRDYRDRSYSPRRRRGSPTYSPVQRSVSRSRSRSYN from the exons atgtctcaCGGACGCAACGAGTGCCGAATCTATGTCGGTAATCTGCCGCCAGACATCAGAACCAAGGATATTCAAGATCTGTTCCACAAATTTGGCAAAGTGACGTTCGTCGATCTGAAAAACCGCCGCGGTCCGCCATTTGCTTTTGTCGAGTTTGAGGATGCACG TGACGCTGACGATGCGGTGAAAGCTCGCGACGGATATGACTACGATGGGTACCGATTACGGGTAGAGTTCCCACGAGGCGGTGGTCCCGGTAGCTATCGCGGCAGCCGCCAAGGGAACAGCGACCGTAACAGTAGGGGTGGTGATCGTAACAACCGGGGACCACCGGCCCGTAGGTCACAGTTCCGGGTGATGGTGACCGGATTACCATCGTCTGGCTCGTGGCAGGATCTGAAAGATCATATGCGTGAGGCCGGCGATGTGTGCTTTGCCGATGTTTACAAGGATGGTACGGGAGTGGTGGAGTTCCTGCGTCATGAAGACATGAAGTACGCGATAAAGAAACTTGACGATTCCCGGTTTCGCTCACACGAG GGCGAAGTTGCCTACATTCATGTACGTGAAGATTCCGGAAACGACGATTCCGGCAAGCGTGATTACCGGGATAG ATCCTACTCACCCCGCCGACGTAGAGGTTCGCCAACTTACTCGCCGGTACAACGGAGCGTTTCCCGATCCCGTTCACGCTCGTACAATTGA
- the LOC4577821 gene encoding peroxisome assembly protein 12-B — MAAKGAHITPNIEVKPSLFEVLAADSLNITFYPAIKRVVDFLATAKPAVFGGLVRYYDEFYLVFNGLVQGYYLKQYGGSLAEVFYGLTRQSLRSKTFSRKDRNWSFVVLVLVPYAVRKLEKACARWKEDYENAKHVPAHRKQLFRLLPYLQACYEGAKLIHYVSYLANVTKTHSPSLRVLELGLTYLSEEEESWSFKDVLQGKVRVATMISAALLRWLELSAFFLQFIEWWQTEANIGDLSKLPIPDAPDQDSNANKYANVCPICLQKHIIPTAVSVSGYVYCYRCIATHLQRESRCPITKYPATINDLIGIYTGDDD; from the exons ATGGCGGCGAAAGGTGCACACATTACGCCGAACATCGAAGTTAAACCATCTTTGTTTGAGGTGCTGGCAGCGGACTCGTTGAATATTACCTTCTATCCTGCCATTAAACGTGTTGTTGAC TTTTTAGCGACAGCGAAACCGGCTGTCTTTGGAGGTTTGGTTCGATACTACGACGAGTTCTATCTTGTGTTTAATGGTCTCGTACAGGGGTACTATTTAAAGCAGTATGGAGGGTCGCTGGCAGAAGTGTTTTACGGTCTTACCAGACAATCTTTACGTAGCAAAACGTTCAGCAGGAAGGATCGGAATTGGTCGTTTGTTGTGCTGGTCCTGGTGCCGTACGCTGTCCGCAAGCTGGAGAAAGCTTGCGCAAGGTGGAAAGAAGACTACGAAAATGCCAAGCATGTGCCGGCACATCGTAAGCAATTATTCCGCTTACTGCCATACCTACAGGCGTGCTATGAAGGCGCCAAACTGATTCATTACGTGTCGTACTTGGCGAATGTTACCAAAACTCATTCGCCTTCGTTGCGTGTTCTGGAGTTAGGATTAACGTACCTATCTGAGGAGGAAGAAAGTTGGTCATTTAAAGATGTATTGCAAGGGAAAGTGAG AGTCGCTACGATGATAAGTGCTGCCCTTTTGCGATGGCTAGAATTGTCCGCCTTCTTTCTACAGTTTATCGAGTGGTGGCAAACGGAAGCAAATATTGGGGATCTTTCGAAGCTGCCAATTCCGGACGCTCCAGATCAGGATTCCAATGCAAACAAGTACGCGAACGTGTGCCCGATTTGTCTACAAAAGCATATCATTCCAACCGCAGTTTCCGTTTCCGG ATATGTTTATTGTTATCGCTGCATTGCTACCCACCTTCAAAGAGAAAGCAGATGCCCGATAACTAAGTATCCTGCTACGATTAATGATTTAATTGGAATATATACGGGGGATGATGACTGA
- the LOC1275239 gene encoding probable RNA 3'-terminal phosphate cyclase-like protein: MTCVGKEKGCLIYEGSNFLKQRLLLSTLSGKSIEVREIRPHHETNPGLQEYETNLLQLLDKITNGTITRVDRDGCSFVYQPGLLYGGVIHHDCSTERGIGYYLDVLVALGPFCKKPLDVTLTGVTNSKESPSVDHIKASALPALKRFLVVDEGLELKVLKRGIMPGGGGEITFRCPVRKSLKAIQCTKQTMVKRIRGTAYCCKVSPAMANRAVEHAKGVMLNFLPDVYINTDQHKGKRSGNSPGYGINLVAETTDGTMFSAEAICKTMDEQQGNPSIPEDLGREAGMKLLDEVFRGGCVDSAFQWLVVLYMALAQKDVSKFLIGPLSQYTIHFLQHLREFFAITFKLENANGDQEDETAGRDDEELSGSNKVMLTCVGVGYSNFSKRVN, translated from the exons ATGACCTGTGTTGGGAAGGAAAAAGGTTGTCTCATATACGAGGGGAGTAACTTCCTTAAACAACGACTGCTGCTTTCCACGCTGAGCGGAAAATCGATCGAAGTACGCGAGATTCGACCCCATCACGAAACGAACCCGGGGCTGCAGGAGTACGAAACGAATCTGCTCCAGCTGCTGGACAAGATTACCAACGGTACGATCACCCGTGTGGACCGGGATGGATGTTCGTTCGTGTATCAGCCTGGGCTACTGTACGGTGGCGTCATCCATCACGATTGTAGCACGGAACGGGGCATCGGATACTACCTAGACGTGCTGGTTGCGCTCGGCCCCTTCTGCAAAAAGCCCCTCGATGTCACACTGACCGGCGTGACGAATAGCAAAGAAAGCCCGTCGGTGGATCACATCAAAGCGTCCGCACTGCCGGCACTGAAGCGCTTTCTAGTTGTCGACGAAGGGCTTGAGCTGAAGGTCCTCAAACGGGGCATAATGCCGGGAGGCGGTGGAGAGATCACATTCCGCTGTCCGGTACGCAAATCGCTCAAAGCAATCCAGTGTACGAAGCAAACGATGGTCAAGCGAATCCGTGGTACGGCGTACTGCTGCAAAGTTAGTCCCGCGATGGCAAATCGGGCGGTGGAGCATGCGAAAGGCGTGATGCTAAACTTTCTGCCCGATGTGTACATCAACACGGACCAGCATAAGGGGAAACGGTCGGGAAACAGCCCCGGGTATGGCATTAACCTGGTGGCCGAAACCACCGACGGTACCATGTTTTCCGCGGAAGCTATTTGCAAAACAATGGACGAG CAACAAGGCAACCCATCCATACCGGAAGATCTTGGCCGAGAGGCTGGCATGAAGCTGTTGGACGAGGTGTTCCGAGGCGGTTGCGTTGACTCTGCATTCCAGTGGCTCGTCGTGCTGTACATGGCGTTGGCGCAGAAGGATGTGTCCAAGTTTCTTATTGGGCCGCTATCGCAATACACCATCCATTTCCTGCAGCATTTGCGCGAGTTTTTCGCCATCACTTTTAAGCTAGAAAATGCAAACGGTGACCAGGAGGATGAGACGGCGGGAAGGGATGACGAAGAACTGTCTGGGTCTAACAAGGTGATGCTTACGTGTGTCGGTGTAGGGTACAGTAATTTCAGCAAGCGTGTCAACTAA